CAGGCAACAGACAGCCTTGAACTAGGGGCGCTAGTCGCCCGGCAACTCGAGGCAATAGCCCGCACCGTAGACTGTCTTGATGTACTTAGGATGTCTGGGATCGGGCTCAATTTTCGTGCGCAAATGCCGCACATGCACCCGAATCGTCTCAATATCGTCGTTGGGATCGTAGCCCCACACCTCTTTCAAAATCTCGCTCGGCGATACCGTCTGACCATGCCGTTGGAGCAGGCAATGCAGCAGCTCAAACTCTAAGTGAGTCAGCTTCACCGTATTGTCAAACCATAGCGCTTCAAACCGCTCGGGAATGAGGGTCAACGGGCCATAATTCAGAATTTCGCTATGCTTTGCTGCCTGGGGAATGCGATCAGTTCGCCGCAGCAGTGCG
Above is a genomic segment from Leptolyngbya iicbica LK containing:
- a CDS encoding response regulator transcription factor codes for the protein MPRILVIDDDPSISELVSVNLEMAGYDVSQASDGIKGQALAVQLLPDLIMLDLMLPKVDGLTVCQRLRRDTRTAEIPVLMLTALGQTQDKVDGFNAGADDYLTKPFELEEMLARVRALLRRTDRIPQAAKHSEILNYGPLTLIPERFEALWFDNTVKLTHLEFELLHCLLQRHGQTVSPSEILKEVWGYDPNDDIETIRVHVRHLRTKIEPDPRHPKYIKTVYGAGYCLELPGD